TTGCAGAACTTGCCCTCGTCGGTGCCGTCGCCGCAGTCGTTGTCGTGATCACAGAGCCAGCCCTGCAACAGACACAGAGAGGGTTTACAAAATAAGGGGCAATGAGTGGGTGGGCGGAAAACGTACCTTGTTGATGCACCTGCCGTTGCCGCAGGTGAACATGTCCTCACCGCAGGGCTGCTGGGTGGCACAGTTGTGCAGGGTGGTGTTCTCATCGGCTCCGTCCACGCAGTCTGGGTCACCATCGCAGATCCACTTCTTGGGTATGCACTGGGCCCGCTGCCACGACTTGTTCTCCACGCACGTGAACTCCGTCTCCTCGTCGCACTTGCGATCATCTGAAAGGGGATAAATAGGTAAACAGGTGCCATCTGGTACTCCCATCCATCTGGGATGGATACTCACTGCACTGATGGCGATTGTCCTCGTCGCTGTTGTCcaggcagtcgttgtctccgTCGCATATGTAGATCCTCGGAATGCAGTTGCCATTGTCGCAGGTGAAGAGGTCCCCGAAGCAGGTGCGACCCTCGGACTTGCAGTAATCTGGCGGCTCGTCGGCACCGTCACCGCAATCGTCGTCTCCGTCGCAGTACCAGGTGGCGGGTATGCAGCGGTGGTTGGGGCAACGGAAGCTGTTGGTGGGGCACGTGCGCTGGCCGCAGTGCAACGGATCCTCGTCGGAGTTGTCGCCACAATCGTTGTCGCCGTCGCATAGCCAGTACGGCTCCACGCAGATGTTGGTCTTCTCGCACTTGAGATGGTTCGCCGGACAGGTGGTGTTCATGGGACAGCGCTCGTGCGTCTCGTCGGAGGTGGCGTTGTCCTTGCAGTCGTTCACCCCGTTGCAGACCTGCGCCTGCGGTATGCACCGTCCGTTGCCGCACGTGAACTCCCCGTCCACGCAGGGCGGATATATGCATCCCAGCTCGTCGGAACCGTCTTTGCAGTCGTTCTCGTGGTCGCACTTCCACGACTTGAAGATGCACCGTCCGTTGTTGCAGCGGAACTCGTTCGGCGAGCACGAGTGGTAGGCGCAGTAGTTGGGATCCTCGTCCGAGTTGTCGCCGCAGTCATCATCCCCGTCGCACGACCACATCCTCGAAATGCAGCGTCCGTTCTGGCAGTAGAACTTGCTCGCCTCGCACGTGTTGTTGCGCGGTGCGCACATCCGTCCCTCGTTCACGACCTTCGTATTGTCGTCGCACTTGCACTCGGCCTTGCCGTTGGGCGCCGGGTGGCAGCTCTGGGCGCAGCCACCGTTGTTGATCCGGCAGGGATTGACGTCGCACTTCTGCCTGTCGGCGCTGTAGATGCGGATGTCGCGCGGCGAGTCCTCCAGCCGCTTCACCATCTCTACCATGTTGGCGCCCGTGTGCTTCTCCGCCCGATAGACGCCGCGCAGCTGCAGGTCCGTCCAGTAGATGTAGTTGCGGAAGACGGTGATGGCGAAGGGATAGATGGTGGCCGCCACCAGGAGCTCTCGGTTGCGACCCTCCAGGTCGCTCCGTTCGATCTTCTCGCGCACGGCATCCGTCCAGTAGAGGCGTCGCTCGTCATAGTCGATGGCCAGGCCGCTCGGCTGCGACAGGTCCTTGTCCACAATGGCCCGCTTCAGGGAGCCGGCCATCGTCGTACGGAAGATCTTGCCGGAGGTGCCGAAGCGGCCCCAGTCCGTGAAGAACAGTGTGCCGTTGCAGGGGTCCAGGACGATCGCTCGCGGCCTCTCGACCCGGGCAATCATCACCAGCTCGGTGCCGTCGAGATTCATCGCGTAAATGGAGTTGTTCGAGCTGTCCGTCCAGTAGATCTTGTGCTGGGTCCAGTCGTAGGCGATGCCCTCGGGATTGATGCCCTTGTTGAGAACCACCGTGATGTCGCTGTGGCTCGGCTTGTTGGCCTTCGTGTAGGCGATCTTGGCCCACGGCCGGATCTGCGTGTACAGCATTCGGTTGTCCGCAAAGTCAAAGTCCAGGCCCACGACATTCGTGAGGTTCGTGAGCGGCGTGAAGGGCACCTCCGTCGAGTGGGGGTCGAGGTTGACGGCCCGGATCTCCGTGCGTGTGGCAAACACCAGATACTCGTTGACCGACTCGCACTTCCGCTCGTCTGCCCCCAGCTTCCCGGTGGCGCACTCGCACCGGAAGTTGCGTCCTCCCGTGCTGGCGCCCGAGTCCGGGGGAAAGCTGAAGCAGAGCTGGTCGCAGCCGCCGTTGCCGAGATGGGCGCAGGGATTGGTGTCGTCCTGCGGCTGGTTGTTGATGTTGTAGATGGCGATGTCGCGCAGCTTCTCCAGGTTGGTGCGCACCCGCGTCACCACGGAGTCGTTGGTGTTGTGCTTGGAGGCCTTGAAGACGGTCATCAGGTTGCGGTCCACCCAGTAGACGTCGTTGAGGTACACGGCAATGCCCATGGGGCTGGGCAGGTCCCGCCGGATGACCTTGCGGTTCGCCCCGCTGTACGAGATCTTCTGTATGGTGTCCAGCTTCGAGTCCACCCAGTAGATGTCGTGCGTCTGCATGTCGATGGTGAGGTCGCGGGGCAGGGATATGCCCGAGGTGACCAGGGGTGTCCACTTGCTGCCGTCGAGCAGGGCCTTGCCGATCCGCGGATGCTGGCCGTAATCGATCCAGTAGAGCAGTCGCTTGATGGGGTCCACGGCCAGCTCTCGCGGGGCATCGTTGGTGGTCTTCACGAGCACCTTGCGGTTGCTGCCGTCCAGCCAGCTGACCTCCACGTAGTTCTCGTGCGGGTACACATTGGTGAAGTACATGTTGCCCGCCACCCAGTCGATGGTGAGGCCCCGGATGCCGTTGCTGCCGATACCGTCCTTGACCACATGCTGCAAGTCGGTGCCATTCGGACGCGACCTGAAGATGCCGTTCCAGTAGCCGCGATTGAACTCCGCCCAGTAGATCCACTGCTCGCGGTACATGACGTCCACGTGGAGGATATGGTGGCCCGGTCCGCTGACGGGGACCATCGCCTCGGAGCTGTCGCTCAGGCTGTAGCCGCGGATCATGTCCAGCTGCGAGACGACCGCGAATGTCTTGTAGGCCacgcagttgatctcgttctCCTTGCGGTACCCGATGCCGCAGGCGCAGGTGCGGGTGGCCGCCGGCCCCGGGATGCACAGGTGCTTGCAGCCGCCGTTGTTCGTCTGGCAGGGGTGCTGCATGGTGGCCCGCTTCTTGTAGATCATCATCGAGCGCAGATCCGGCTCGTTGTCCACGATGGTCTTGCGGTTGTCCCCGTTCGGCAGGTCCACGCGCACGATCTTCTCGTAGACGGGATCCAGGTAGTAGAGCCGATGGTCGAGGATCCCCAGGCTGCGGGGCTTGGCAATGGGATGGCCGTCGGTCATGATGATCGTGTGGTCCTCCCCGTTGTAGTCCATTGAGCCGATGACGGGCGGGTTGCTGGAGCTGTAGTACAGCATTTTCTTGTCAATGTCCACGGCAATGCTCTCCGGATGGGTGAGGTCCTGAAACAGGAGCTGCGCATTCTGTCCGTTCATGTCGACGCGGCCGATCTTCACCGGGACCTCGAGCACTCCGTTGTCGATCCAGAAGAGCTTGCCCTCGCTGGGATCCAGGACGATCTGCTTCGGCCTGGACACCGAGTTGGGGTAGCCGTCGTTGGCCAGGATTATGGTGCGGTACTTCTGCTTGCCGTCCACCCGCACGGCCTCGATGTTGCTGGCCACCCGGTTGCCGATGTATAGATTCCGGCCCAGCCAGTCGAAGGCGATCGTGTACGGCGCCCCCACAATCCCGTTGTCCGCCCCCAGGAAGAGGGTCTTGTTGCCGCCGCCGTAGGGCGTCGTGTAAATGGTGCAGttttcgtcgtcgtcctcgcgTCCCTGCACCCAGTACAGGGTCTCACCCTTGCGATCGAAGTCCAGGCCGGTGCTGCTCTCGATGCCGATGACGGGGGCCAGGGCGCCGGCCCGGGCATCCCCGCCGTTGAGCGGCAGGTCCACGATCTGCGTGCCCTTGACGACCATCAGGAAGGGGTTCTCCTCCTCGATGCACCGCCCCTCGCTGAGCAGCTTGAAGCCGGGCTTGCACTTGCACGAGTAGCCCTCGGTTACGCTGGGACTGAGCAGGCACAGGTGCTGGCACTTGGCCTGGGCACAGGGGTTCGGGTGCATCGGCTGCAGGCTGGCGTGGTGTACGTGAATGGACAGCGGCTGGCTGATCAGATGGGAGACGACCGTCTGGTTCTTGCCCCGGAACTTGTTCGCTGAGAGCACGCGGTTCAGCTGTCGGTCCGTCCAGTACAGTGTGTCCTCGAAGAGGGACAGCGAGTGCGGATGGAGCAGGTAGTGGCTGCTGGCCAGCACCTGCTGCCGCCCGGTGCCGTTGTAGTAGCAAAAGTCGATAAAGTCCAGCTTCGAGTCGGCAAAGTAGACCCTCTTGGTGGCTATGTCCAGGGTGAGGCCGTTCGGCCAGTAGATCTTCGTGTTGATGATCGTCTTCCGCATGGTGCCGTCCATGCCGATGCGCTCGACGCGCGGGTTCTCGCCCCAGTCGGTCCAGAAGATCCAGCGCGCCCCAGGACTCGGATCGATGCACATGCCGCGCGGCTGTGTGATGTTCTCCCGCACCAGGACCAGTCGGTTCGAGCCATTCTCGGCGGACACCTCGATGGTGTTGAGCTTGCTGTCCAGCCAGTAGAGGTTCTGGGCAATCCAGTCGTAGGCCAGGCCCTCGACCAGGTCCAGGCCCGTGTTGATGATCTCCTGGGGCTCCATGCCGCGGTCCAGGCGCGAGATCTTCTTCAGCTTCATGTCGCTCCAGAAGATGGTGCCCGTGTGCATGTTCGAGGCGGTGGCCACCACGTTCTCCACGATGATGGGCACCCGCTCCAGGCCCTGCTCCTTGAGGTCCGCCACGAGGATGGAGTGGCGGTTGGATATGATCAGGAAGGCGGCCGTGTGGTTGACGGCCTTGCAGGTGTGCTTGTTCGGCTCCAGGACGTAGCCGTCCTGGCACGAGCAGAAGTACGAGCCCTTCGTGTTGGTGCACTGCTGCGAGCAGAGTCCGGGCGGATCGCACTCGTTGGTGTCGTTGCAGGTGAAGCCGTCGTCGCCGATCTCCGAGCCCGGCGGGCACACGCAGAGCGCCCCGTTGGGCGTCTTCTGGCAGAAGCTGGAGCACTGGCCCGTCTGGTGCTCGCACTCGGCCAGGTCACAGCCCTCGCCCTCGTCGGCCCCGTTTGGACAGTCGGGGGTGTCGTCGCAGACGGAGGTGATGTTCACGCAGCGCTCGCTCACGCCCGGACACTGCCACTGGCCGTGGGGGCACTTGAACGGCGGCGGCACGCAAGCGTGCTCCGCCCCCTCGTCCGAGTTGTCGCCGCAGTCGTCCTTGCCATCGCAGATATACGCCTTGAACACGCAGTTGGTGTTGTTGCACTTGAAGAAGTTCTGGGCGCAGGTTATCTGGCCGCAGTCCTGCTCGTCCGAGTGGTCGGAGCAGTCGTTGGAGCCGTCGCAGTGCCAGGCGATCGGTATGCAGAAGCCCGTCGACTTGCAGCGGAAGTGCTTCTCCAGGTTGCACTGGTTGGGCCCCATCGAGGGGCAGCCGACCTCGTCGCTGCCGTCGTTGCAGTCCGGTATGCCGTCGCACTTGTACGACTCCTCCACGCACTGCCGCAGGTCGGAGCACTTGAACTGGTTGGTCAGACAGCTAATCGGCGGACAGTCCTTCTCGTCCTGCTTGTCGAAgcagtcgtcgtcgccgtcgcacACCCAGCTCTGCGGTATGCAGTGGCCCGTTCGCGGACACGTGAACTGGAAGTAGGCGCAGGTCTTTTCCGCACAGAAGTCACCCTCGTCGCTGCTGTCCCCGCAATCGTTCTCGCTGTCGCACTTCCACATGTTCGGGATACACCGCCCGTTGGCGCAGGCGAACTGCGAGGTGCCGCAGGTCACGTTTCCGCAGTCCAGCTCGTCGGAGTTGTCCCCGCAGTCGTTCTCCTGGTCGCAGCGGAAATTCTGCGGTATGCAGCGTCCCGATCTGCACTGGAACTCGTTCGATCCACAGGTGGGTTCTTTTTGCGGAAAAAACAAGTGCGAGTTCATAAGAGAATATCCCCATTATAAATACATCAGAGAGGTGTTGGGTAGGACAGTTCCACAGAGACAATACATCTAATAGTAAGACGAGTAACGGCCACACATTTCAATGGTTAAATGCAGCAACGACGGGATAGATCTTCAAATACTTATATTCCCTGTATTcctaattaattttcaatttaaatttcaaataacTGCCGAAAATCTCAGTCGCCGGATGCCTCAAGAATGAGAGGCCTGAGACGAGTGGCCTTTTGAAACAATTTTAAGGGCCTCCCATGTCAAAAGCATCCCTGAACCCATTGTGTATCATTGAAATGTATGGCCGTTACTCATCACTCCCGAAAAGCGAATGCGCTGCGAAGAGAGTCGAACTCCCAGACGAAAAGGTCTTCCGCTCTGCGTTTGCACACTCTCTCCAAACTTACTCTCTTGTACCTTTTTTGATGGATTTCTGAGCATGGATATTGCCAGGAATAAAGTGAATAGAGTGCCACTTACTTGTGCAGTTCTGCTCTTCATCGCTGTTGTCCAGACAGTCGTCATCGCCGTCGCAGACCCAGGATTTGGGAATGCAGCGCTGGTTGGTGCACGTGAAGTCCCACGAGTTGGGGCACGGCTGGACGGGTGGTTCGGCACTGGGGTCGGGGACGCAGGTCATCTGATCCTCGGCGAGACGCTCGCCGTaggggcaggagcagcgcGCCTGGAGGCGACCAACCGAGGGGGCAATCTCCGCTCCTCCGGCGGTGGCATTCTGGGGGGCGATGGGCACGGCAAAGCAGATCTTCTGGCAGCCGCCGTTGTTGCGATTGCAGGGCTGTGTGTCCGCGATGCGCTGGACCTCGTGGCTGTAGACTTTGACGCCGTAGAGGCGATTCGTTTGCGGCTCGCGCACCATCATCTCCTCCTGCTCGCCGGTAAGCTTGTGCAGCCGGATGATGGCGTCCAGCCGCCAGTCCGTGATGTACATCCAATCGTTGTGGATCACAATGGAGAACGGGTGGCGGACGAGTCGGGAGTTCACGGTCTTGATGTCAGTGCCATCCAGATTCGCGTGCTGGACGTGATCGAGGAGGGCGTCGCACCAGTAGACGCGGTCCTCCTTGAAGTCAATGGACAGGCCGTTGGGCCAGCCCAGGGTCACGTTCTTGAAGACCAGCAGGCCAGTGCCGTCGGTGTTGGCGCGGGTGATGTTCGCGGGTCGGTCCCACTCGGAGAAGAAGATGAAGCCCCGATTCGGATGGACGACGATGGCGCGCGGGCGTTTGAGGTTCTTCAGCAGGGTGCGGCGGTGGGTCACGTTGCGGGTGGAGAGCACGTTGAGGGTGCCTTTGCGGGAGTCAATGTAGTAGAGGTTCTTGGAGGCCCAGTCGACGGCCAGGCCCTCGACGCCCTCGTTCTGGGAGGCCAGGACGATCTCCCGGCCAGTGCCGTTCCTGTGCACCCGATAGATGACGTCCTGCAGCACGTCCGAGTAGTAGATGAACTCGTCCCGCGCATCGAAGTCCAGGCCCACGAAGCGGGCCCTCCGCGACACCACCGGCATGATGGCGTCGCTGAATCCCTCGATGACCGGCTCCAGTACCTTGCCCTTGATGAAACGCTGCTGCGAGTACATGAGGAACTCCCCCACGGGCTTGCACAGCTTCAGGTCGGTCTCCAGCTGGTAGCCCGTCGAGCAGGCGCACCGGAAGCCCAGCCCCGTGGGCGCCCCCTTCACGGCGGTCACGATGCACATGTGGTTGCAGCcgccgttgttgttgccgcacGGATTCGAGACGCGCGGCTGGCTGAGCGCGTGCACCGCAATGATGCCCTTGGGCTCGCGAATGTCCTTGGCCTTGTACGTCACCTGAATGGAGCTGGGGCCCTCGAACTTGTCCACGGACATGATGCCCTGCTTGGTGGCGTCCGTCCAGTAGATGCGGTTCTCGAAGAGAGCCAGGCGCGACGGGCTCGGCACCTGCTGTCCCCGCAGCACCATCACGCGGTGGGCGCCCTCGTAGTCCACGGACTCGATGTAGTCCAGCAGGGAGTCGCACCAGAAGACCCGCTTGGAAATGATGTCCACGGTCACGCCGCTGGCCTTGTACGCCGCCTCGGAGACGATCGATCGGGCATGGGTGCCGTCCATATGGGCGCGCAGCACCTGACCTCCGTCGGCGACGAACATCAGGCCCGAGGTGGGGTCGAGCGCCAGGTCGGCGGGACTGGTCAGGTTCGAGCCCAGGACGACGGCGTGCCACTGGCCGCTCAGCTCGAAGACGTCGATCTTCTGGCCCACCAGATCGGCCACATAGATCTTGTCGCCCACCCAGTCGACGGCCAGAGCCACCGGTGCCCAGGTGCCGGGCAGGGTCTGGTCGAAGGAGGACAGGCCCTTGTTGAGGGGATTCAGGGGCAGGGACTGCACCTTTCGCGTCTTGATGTCCGACCAGTAGAGCGTGTTCCGGGCATAGTGGAAGGAGACGCCCGCCGCGGCGGTGGCGTTTGCCAGGATCCGGGGATCGGCGCCGTGGGCAAACATCCGCATTATGGCCCGGTCGTGGGCGAATATCAGCTGCAGGTTGTTGGCATTGGGTGCGATGCATTTAGACTCGTTGATCAGCGTATAGCCCTGGGCGCACTGGCACGTGTAGGAGCCCAGGGTGTTGGTGCACAGCTGGTCGCAGTGGCCCCACTCGGCGCACTCGTCCAGGTCCACGCAGGTGCGGTTGTCCGGGGCCAGGGACTGGCCGGGCCGACAGTAGCAGACGCCGCCCGTCAGCGAGGGTCCGCACTTGAATTCGCAGCTGAGGGCCGGACAGGAGGCGATGGCTGAAGGAAGCAGAGCGAAAAGAGCAATTAACGGGATATAGAGAAAGGAAAACGGGGGGGTGGGTAGGCACTCACAGCAGTTGGTCTCCTCGTCGCTGCCGTCCTCGCAGTCGCGTTTACCGTCGCACAGCTGCGACTTCAGGATGCACTTGGGGGCACCGTTGACGCCGCCGCGCGGACAGAGGAACTTGTTGTCCGGACAGGCGATGGCCGTGCAATTGGCCTCGTCGCTCTTGTCCGCACAGTCGTGGTAGC
The sequence above is a segment of the Drosophila pseudoobscura strain MV-25-SWS-2005 chromosome X, UCI_Dpse_MV25, whole genome shotgun sequence genome. Coding sequences within it:
- the mgl gene encoding low-density lipoprotein receptor-related protein 2 is translated as MAALAATKVEGPSALQLPFYDSLLLSAPPAAAPPPNACQQLALGSLFTATQQQPAVSVMGGSLSSSSPSSGGTLDGIISGGGVSNADCPTDLFRCNNGKCISHHWVCNYQKDCDDGEDEMQSCPPPECETPQLNCGQYVFNKTYCIPPHYRCDMIEDCEDKSDEAQCTYRKCQHTDVFCNAPNGAAPAEGTRLAGPCVPKEKRCDGYLDCRTGRDEDGCNGVACRLDQFRCANGHKCIDAALKCNHRDDCGDNSDEQGCNFPPCHHAQFRCTNALCIPYNFHCDGYHDCADKSDEANCTAIACPDNKFLCPRGGVNGAPKCILKSQLCDGKRDCEDGSDEETNCSIASCPALSCEFKCGPSLTGGVCYCRPGQSLAPDNRTCVDLDECAEWGHCDQLCTNTLGSYTCQCAQGYTLINESKCIAPNANNLQLIFAHDRAIMRMFAHGADPRILANATAAAGVSFHYARNTLYWSDIKTRKVQSLPLNPLNKGLSSFDQTLPGTWAPVALAVDWVGDKIYVADLVGQKIDVFELSGQWHAVVLGSNLTSPADLALDPTSGLMFVADGGQVLRAHMDGTHARSIVSEAAYKASGVTVDIISKRVFWCDSLLDYIESVDYEGAHRVMVLRGQQVPSPSRLALFENRIYWTDATKQGIMSVDKFEGPSSIQVTYKAKDIREPKGIIAVHALSQPRVSNPCGNNNGGCNHMCIVTAVKGAPTGLGFRCACSTGYQLETDLKLCKPVGEFLMYSQQRFIKGKVLEPVIEGFSDAIMPVVSRRARFVGLDFDARDEFIYYSDVLQDVIYRVHRNGTGREIVLASQNEGVEGLAVDWASKNLYYIDSRKGTLNVLSTRNVTHRRTLLKNLKRPRAIVVHPNRGFIFFSEWDRPANITRANTDGTGLLVFKNVTLGWPNGLSIDFKEDRVYWCDALLDHVQHANLDGTDIKTVNSRLVRHPFSIVIHNDWMYITDWRLDAIIRLHKLTGEQEEMMVREPQTNRLYGVKVYSHEVQRIADTQPCNRNNGGCQKICFAVPIAPQNATAGGAEIAPSVGRLQARCSCPYGERLAEDQMTCVPDPSAEPPVQPCPNSWDFTCTNQRCIPKSWVCDGDDDCLDNSDEEQNCTKPTCGSNEFQCRSGRCIPQNFRCDQENDCGDNSDELDCGNVTCGTSQFACANGRCIPNMWKCDSENDCGDSSDEGDFCAEKTCAYFQFTCPRTGHCIPQSWVCDGDDDCFDKQDEKDCPPISCLTNQFKCSDLRQCVEESYKCDGIPDCNDGSDEVGCPSMGPNQCNLEKHFRCKSTGFCIPIAWHCDGSNDCSDHSDEQDCGQITCAQNFFKCNNTNCVFKAYICDGKDDCGDNSDEGAEHACVPPPFKCPHGQWQCPGVSERCVNITSVCDDTPDCPNGADEGEGCDLAECEHQTGQCSSFCQKTPNGALCVCPPGSEIGDDGFTCNDTNECDPPGLCSQQCTNTKGSYFCSCQDGYVLEPNKHTCKAVNHTAAFLIISNRHSILVADLKEQGLERVPIIVENVVATASNMHTGTIFWSDMKLKKISRLDRGMEPQEIINTGLDLVEGLAYDWIAQNLYWLDSKLNTIEVSAENGSNRLVLVRENITQPRGMCIDPSPGARWIFWTDWGENPRVERIGMDGTMRKTIINTKIYWPNGLTLDIATKRVYFADSKLDFIDFCYYNGTGRQQVLASSHYLLHPHSLSLFEDTLYWTDRQLNRVLSANKFRGKNQTVVSHLISQPLSIHVHHASLQPMHPNPCAQAKCQHLCLLSPSVTEGYSCKCKPGFKLLSEGRCIEEENPFLMVVKGTQIVDLPLNGGDARAGALAPVIGIESSTGLDFDRKGETLYWVQGREDDDENCTIYTTPYGGGNKTLFLGADNGIVGAPYTIAFDWLGRNLYIGNRVASNIEAVRVDGKQKYRTIILANDGYPNSVSRPKQIVLDPSEGKLFWIDNGVLEVPVKIGRVDMNGQNAQLLFQDLTHPESIAVDIDKKMLYYSSSNPPVIGSMDYNGEDHTIIMTDGHPIAKPRSLGILDHRLYYLDPVYEKIVRVDLPNGDNRKTIVDNEPDLRSMMIYKKRATMQHPCQTNNGGCKHLCIPGPAATRTCACGIGYRKENEINCVAYKTFAVVSQLDMIRGYSLSDSSEAMVPVSGPGHHILHVDVMYREQWIYWAEFNRGYWNGIFRSRPNGTDLQHVVKDGIGSNGIRGLTIDWVAGNMYFTNVYPHENYVEVSWLDGSNRKVLVKTTNDAPRELAVDPIKRLLYWIDYGQHPRIGKALLDGSKWTPLVTSGISLPRDLTIDMQTHDIYWVDSKLDTIQKISYSGANRKVIRRDLPSPMGIAVYLNDVYWVDRNLMTVFKASKHNTNDSVVTRVRTNLEKLRDIAIYNINNQPQDDTNPCAHLGNGGCDQLCFSFPPDSGASTGGRNFRCECATGKLGADERKCESVNEYLVFATRTEIRAVNLDPHSTEVPFTPLTNLTNVVGLDFDFADNRMLYTQIRPWAKIAYTKANKPSHSDITVVLNKGINPEGIAYDWTQHKIYWTDSSNNSIYAMNLDGTELVMIARVERPRAIVLDPCNGTLFFTDWGRFGTSGKIFRTTMAGSLKRAIVDKDLSQPSGLAIDYDERRLYWTDAVREKIERSDLEGRNRELLVAATIYPFAITVFRNYIYWTDLQLRGVYRAEKHTGANMVEMVKRLEDSPRDIRIYSADRQKCDVNPCRINNGGCAQSCHPAPNGKAECKCDDNTKVVNEGRMCAPRNNTCEASKFYCQNGRCISRMWSCDGDDDCGDNSDEDPNYCAYHSCSPNEFRCNNGRCIFKSWKCDHENDCKDGSDELGCIYPPCVDGEFTCGNGRCIPQAQVCNGVNDCKDNATSDETHERCPMNTTCPANHLKCEKTNICVEPYWLCDGDNDCGDNSDEDPLHCGQRTCPTNSFRCPNHRCIPATWYCDGDDDCGDGADEPPDYCKSEGRTCFGDLFTCDNGNCIPRIYICDGDNDCLDNSDEDNRHQCNDRKCDEETEFTCVENKSWQRAQCIPKKWICDGDPDCVDGADENTTLHNCATQQPCGEDMFTCGNGRCINKGWLCDHDNDCGDGTDEGKFCNSKYKTCSPQEFTCQNFKCIRNQYRCDGEDDCGDHSDEVNCKKDNVTCPQGQFACTNGQCIDYSLVCNKYPDCSDESDEPAHCNVDECAKVEINQCGHKCVDTLTSYYCDCNEGYKLLADGKACADVDECLEQPGACSQHCSNTPGSFYCKCDETYYERQNDEHTCKRKDNIPPWLIFTNKYYVRNMSVDGHQYNLMHQDLMNVVALDFDIREEYMYFCDVTAKTIFRAKYTGPEDETPPEREAVIRHDSHGLEGIAIDWVGRKLYWLDRHSKNLDVSELDGTKRKTLRSGVVDPRAIVVHPGIGYLYFTSWHLQAYIAKMGMDGSNFTRILNWNDGIAWPNALSIDYFTDRIYWADAHLDYIAYADLEGRHRHTVLSGNRVPHVFALSLFDDFIYWSDWNLKAIVRANKFHGANYTVLRNTTHRPYDIHINHPLRQLPYTNPCGTNNGGCSHLCLIAPPPESTYLNIEGYIEEGAPIYKCACPNQFYLARDSKTCIANCTAGQHLCGGRDEKCIPWFWKCDGEKDCKDGSDEPATCAPRHCRAGTFQCKNTNCTPSATICDGVDDCGDRSDEQNCELPCPLSDFKCKSSGRCILDSWRCDGDADCKDGSDEDPAVCFKRTCDPKTEFACKNGRCIPQLWMCDFDNDCGDDSDEPAYMCRQRNCTTGWQRCPGQSNYRCIPKWLFCDGKDDCRDNSDELPENCPKCSAETDFKCGNNRCIPKQWMCDFADDCGDATDENEAICKGRYRECSESEFRCGNGKCISSRWQCDHEDDCGDNSDEMHCEGYQCKNGTFQCASGHCIASYFRCDGDRDCRDMSDEVGCPPRFPGGRYCPESRFQCNNNLCVSLSDLCDGTDDCGDGSDEDPNVCSDFNCDTLRRFQCANHRCVARYQICDGVDNCGDGSDENNMTLCASKQKPCDLYTQFQCANKHCIERSQVCDFSDDCTDASDELGCHHTASCSEQNRGGCQHHCHNLTDGGYICTCYPGYIISHDNKKRCADVDECLTRQHTCSHQCHNLNGTYSCSCREGFRLADGASGVCRAEKEDVVLVFANGQEIRGLDLQKREEFDVIAAEKRIEALDYDAQQQIIFWADSYDKTIKRSYMVNAIDGRAKIGFAQDLNMKGGSKPTAVAVDWLASNLYWTEMDRTGSKPRGRVMVAKTDGRYRRSIVNAGLEVPTSIAVNPQLGRIYWSDAGSAPKIEVSWMDGSKRRPLITEQIRHPAGLTIDYSQDHIIYWVDTKLNAIESMRADGSMRKAIVKGDQLRHPVSLDLFESNMFWVTRDTGELLRQDKFGRGVQVVLHRNLVNPSGLKVYHDRRYNTSLPNPCDNSTCSHLCLLVPGGRRCACPDTSGPLPSHRSTAEVICDAAAEHPRPAPRICPCQNGGLCKENDQGELVCECLAEFRGEHCEKSTTGAFGHGGANVTAVVVPIMVILLVMMAAAGAWYVIRKRPFGKLARMPAMTSSQSVTFRHGSNVEFSESGFPGASAPGADVAPIEGYNLQTVNANKARDFANPMYDAVQSGTTTDPGMGNGSGIYDVPGEPSKSKAMGHPHATSGGSFTEPASAIIAPSSITHKSSPQLQLRTRELDPSADTGKDTQFLVEEDKSEC